Proteins found in one Apostichopus japonicus isolate 1M-3 chromosome 16, ASM3797524v1, whole genome shotgun sequence genomic segment:
- the LOC139983746 gene encoding uncharacterized protein, producing MKRTVRKHLLVVKKKELNIVETTLSRRLPEIPNQEGEDGEYAYYSETKLWNQLHNICVLMSLKVGELYKRWTGILNYGNNRSKSAVITTASENDTSSIALHWNYHVRRLLELPKNAGNIVRT from the exons ATGAAGAGGACGGTACGAAAACATTTACTGGTTGTAAAGAAAA AGGAGCTTAACATAGTCGAAACCACACTCag TCGCAGACTTCCAGAAATACCAAACCAAGAGGGAGAAGATGGCGAATACG CATATTACTCGGAGACCAAACTATGGAATCAGCTCCACAACATCTGCGTCCTTATGAGCCTTAAGGTTGGAGAATTATACAAACGTTGGACAGGAATACTTAACTACGGCAATAATCGAAGTAAATCCGCAGTTATTACTACAGCATCAG AAAACGACACCTCCTCTATCGCTCTCCATTGGAACTACCATGTACGACGCCTTCTAGAGCTCCCTAAAAATGCCGGGAATATTGTCAGGACATAG